The Cryptomeria japonica chromosome 2, Sugi_1.0, whole genome shotgun sequence region AGGGCCTCATAATATGAATGTGCTTCCAAAACCATATATGTAATAATGTGACACTAGTAAATAAGCAAGATGTGCCATCACAAACAACCTAGTGTAAATCATGATACAAGTGCACAAGCATGTAGACTCCCTAGGCATACTAGATCCTATACCTCGCCATCTACTCTAAAATTTGATCCTAACCAATAGATAAACCTCAAGATCTCCTATCTAGGCAgatgaatcctccaatcaaacctgCTAAcactgaagttagaggagcatacTATGCGATCATATCATTCCAACGAACCTCGGGTCCATTGAAGCTCTCATCACCAAAAACTCTACGCAGTCCCACTGCAGCCCCCATCTCATGATGGTCATAATAAACAAACTCTCCAGTGATCCAAATATGTAGAACCTTATAAATGTCCACAAGAGTAATACTAATCTCACCAATGGGCAGGTGAAAGGTGTTgtggtcgctatgccacctctctgcaagtgttgTTAGCAAACTGTaatacccaccaaaataccctagagaaataaaccaaaatctactaacaaaagcagataatttttttttaataaattaatattcacTACAACGCTAACACTAATATCTAATAATGCAACATTACTACCATTACGCATCaatgttgttggccatttggaggaattgattatgtgttgcattgatgttttgtcattgatgtcaacacgaaTTGTTTTAGcagctttaccggtatccttttggtcccagtaggctATTTGGTTTCCGGTTGGATTCGATCATGATGATTCAatatgctccagtatgtttggcttatggaattggcttattcatgctactcggATTCATGTTCAgccagttggttttgatttggtgatcggatgctatcctctatgctggcaagcttggtttgttgtttcagcgagggtttcatcggcatagctttgttgaagatctttgatgatatgcataagtggttttggtgtggcttctagtggagactAAGGAttctgatggtgattgtgttcgatACTTGGTTGCTTAGCaccatttctttagcgtgtgtgcacctatattgggtcccagtttatctaggATATGGACTGACTTGATGtagcgtgtggattggacctctcgatgtgtttataagatgtcttatgggttggatattatttgtttggtctcaggctgacattttttataattatgtaatttttttattgtctggtggtcaatattattgtttatggtcgagggtttgtatatataagatgtaagatctcattgtagatcatataggaaatgaatatggatgtataggagtgaataatgtaagaatcattcaagaagaggatttggttgatcattttttatcgagttgggtttatgtaagaggatttagtccttcgatattgagcttaaccgaaattgtatttgggcataggagatgttatcattgcagttcattccttcttccagattgtagtctagatttctatgtagtcagtgagactccttttgtgatgagcaatgtgctctaggttgttggcctccagcaagtgcaggcccctcaattgtaatcacatacttactacagaagtattatctgactatgggtaggcttcccaccatggtttttccttttattgGGTTTtgcatgtacaaatcttggtgtcttgtggatggtatttattctctaattgtttcttatgcttaattggtttatgcattctggtatttaTCTTTTGGGTTCccgtattaaagttttaatttcttaacaTTTTGGTAAttcggtgacaactgattcaccccccccccccatcttaattgtcttccagttatttgaattgtctaacaattggtatcaaatctctagtcctctttgcagaagcttaaccgcttgagaaagTTCTTATGGCggctaacaattcaagttcatctagttcatctgctacTATCTTTCAGacagatattcctaggcttgatggaacaaattacagagtatggaagattcggatggagactcatctgaaatgtctcggtaaggaaatttgggaaatcatagagaatggtgttacaccttataatctaaCCTGgtaatcctcctccagcaaacttggataaggagcttgagaaggATTGTAGAGAAaaagaatccctcttgtgtgcactttttgatcaacaaataatgggattaactgataaattatcaacaaaggctatatgggacaagttggagacacttaatgaaggtgaccctactgttaagattgataaacttgatggttactaggtaagatatgaaaacttgaagatggaagaagatgaaaggattacagaattcatggaaagggtaaatgaaactgttatgggaattcaatgttgtggtggaactctgagtgaagatgaaatagtttctaaagttctaagagatttaccaccggcttacaaaatgaaggctactgcaattaatggaTTGATAACAATGgataatacttctatcaatagagataccttggttgggaaattatctccttttgagcttgaagaatttgaaccttttggagctgtgaagtctaaacctgcttttcatgcatctacatcatcaaccggcaagaaatattggaaagctttatatgcaaaggaattggatgatatgaagagagaagatgaagaatttgagcaacttgaagccctattttctagaatcttacctaaaggaccggtaggaagtaagtatgaaggaaaaacaccttttaaatattttgcatgtaataagataggtcattttgcatctagatgtcctgaaagtaattcaagatttgatgagagagatagaagatcttttaagactaactaaccctagatatcagatcaagtataagtataggaaaaatagagataaatcatgctacatagcggatgaggaaggtgtgactaattctgatgatgaaccgagaCAAGACTCAGCTAGTAGTTCcggcaatagaaaggaatgggtgttcttggctatcaaggaaaatgTTTCAggactggaagagaatgtacctaaagagaaggcacttgctgctaaaattgaagataaggatgaatgggtaattgatagtggatgttcacattatatgactcgagataaaaggaagtttttatctttgcaagaatttgatggcggtgtggatagatttggagatgacaaagcatgtatgatcaagggaaaaggaaatatatcattggatgTTAAGAAAAATAATGgtaatgtttattattttgaaggtttaaggcataatcttttgagtgtaggacaattggtggataagggatttaaattacaattcaaggatggaaaatgcaaaatcattaatagatctagtttagagattgcaaccggtacacaaacaaaagataatatattttatttgaattctggtgagaagacatgtgtgattgcaaaaattgatgagagttggctatggcataaaaggatatgtcatgtgaattttgattgcattgtaaagatcggttcaactaaggtagttagagatataccaaagattgtgaagccctataaccCTGTATGTAAAGAATggcaaatgggaaaataggtcagaacctattttaagagtatacaagataaatctaatgatgttcttgatcttaatcatactgatttgtgtggtcctgctagagttaaatgtttttaaggtgatagatattttatgctaatcattgatgattattctagaatgatgtgggttacttttctaagggagaaatatgaggcttttgaaaagtttaaaatctttaaaactaaagttgaaactgagacaggattgaacaTTAAATGTtgaaggtcagatcatggtggagagttcacatccagtgagtttaacaacttttgtgagaagcatggcataaggagataattttctgctccccagacacctcagcagaatggagtagtggaaaggaagaacataactatcttggatgctactagaacaatgatgatggaagctaatatacctcatatctactagagagaagaaatgAGCATAGAAACTTATACATTCAATAGactacatatcaaaggagaaaccggtaagacaccttatgaattatggttttgcaatacacctacagttaggtatttcagaatctttggtagtaaatgttatatcaagagagatgatttcattggaaagtttcatcctagatgtgataaaggaatatttattggttattctaatgaaagcaaggcatatagatgttataacaagagattgcagagaattgtggagagcactaatgtcaattTGGATGAGTTGAataaaagtcaaattagagtttatgagtaagaaccagaagtggaaatgattataactaaaccggtaacacctttaccaaaacaaaatgttgaaccagttactctggcagtatcagaaaattcaacagtaattgaagaaccgggaagaggaatagagaatcaaaagactcctaggtatgtaaggatgaatcattcagaagatcagattattggggataaaaacaatcgagtgatgacaagaaggagattggaaactaatgaggtatgtttaatttctcaagttgaaccagtatcagtaattgaagcatgtaaagatgaatgttggattaaagctatggaagaagaattagattagatagagaagaataacacatggattttagatccctgacctaaaaataagaatgttattggaactaaatgggtttttaggaataaattaaatgaagatggacaagttgtaaggaataaagctagattggtttgtaaaggatattctcataaggaaggaattgattatggtgaaatttttgcacctgtagctaggattgaagttgtaagattatttcttgtctatgttgcacataaaaactacaaggtttatcagatggatgttaagtgtacctTTTTAAATAGggatcttgatgatgaagtttatattgagcaacctgatggttttttattttcagatgataaaaacatggtttgcaggttaaagaaagctttatatggattgaaacatgcatgtagagcttggtatgcaaggttagataaatatcttttgaagcttggtttcactaaaggtaatgctgataataatctatattataaatacattgatgatgatatactcgttattgaagtttttgttgatgacattatttttggaggtgaagataagttgtgcatggaattttctaagaatatggagaaagaatctgaaatgtctatgattgtggaaatgaaatttttcttaggtctgcagattactcagactgataaaggtattttcatttgtcaaactaagtatgctagtgAATTGTTGAGAAAattggtatggtagactctaaaccgatgagtactcctatggttataaatgagaaattgacaaggaaagatgaatcttcactggtaaatcctacaagatacaagtctatgattgaaggtctgctatatttgactcaaactaggcctgatataatgtgcttacattgcatcaagatatcaaagtgatcttagagaaaatcatgagagtgtggtgaaaagaatttttagatacttgcaaggtacatctgaatatggtttatggtaccctaaggatgatgactttactttatgtgcatatacaaacgCAGATtgtgtaggtgatgttgatgaccggaaaagtacttctagtggatctttctttcttaggaagaagttggtttcatggatcaacaagaaacaatcgtgtacttctttatctactgttgaagttgaatatgttgttgttgctactaactgtacacaagttctatggatgaagaaaatgttgaaggatattaaagtgcattggaTTGGATCAATAGTTaatcactatgataactctgctactatagacatatcaaagaatttggtatttcactctaagacaaagcacatatctatcaagtataactttttgaaggagaaggtggaagaaaatgaggttagactggtttatgtgaacactaaagagcagattgcagatattttcaccaaacctttgcctaaagaatcatttgagtacctcaaagacaaattagggttttatgCCCCTCCGACATAGAActcagtggtttttgttttttatttgattcagtggtttatgccCCTCCGGCAGAgaattattcattttggattgatgtggggatgctactgctaagggggagtagttagccttgtgattcaatggtttttgtttttgatttgatagttttcttagatttctagcattgatgtcaaagggggagatatattcatgtgaaaaacctAAGGGATATATACATCAAGGGGAGTATATTACAGAACTTCATTGCCATATTctttgtgggagatttgtttggcattttttggcacttagatgtttttcacatatagtgttggcatcaatgccaaagggggaaattgttggccatttggaggaattgattgtgttgcattgatgtttagtCATTCATGTCAACAATAGCTATTTTGGCCActttactggtatccttctggtcccagtaggtagTTTGGTTTCtgtttggattagatcatgatgatctggtatgctttggtatgtttgggttatggaattggcttattcatgttactcaaattcatgttcagtcaggtggttttgatctagtgatagATCTCATAACCTAACATTACATAATGAATGGAGATGGTAGGAGGACTAGGTAGCGGAGATGGCAGCATTTTGTAGAAGGATGGAGGGGAAAATGGTAATGGATATGGTAGGAATGATCCAAGACAGACTGGTGGTTTTCCACTCTATACTAGATCTATCATGGTAACTAGAATGGTATGCCCTTCCACAGGGCCTCGTGACCTTTAGGTGGACCCAGGTAAGGAGTTGACTTTTGATAATGGGATTCCCACATTTTAGGGGGATTTGTGTGCTGTTGGGAGATCTGACAACAATGTTTAAGAAGGTTCTATTTTGGGGCCCCGTGGCGGTGTTGTGGACTCAGGAAGGaatgtgaaaaattcaaatttgagtTTGGGCGGGAAAAATGTGGGGGAGTCATTTACCTTGGGTTTCACTCTTTGGAATCAAAACCAATGGTAAATCATCCTTTCCCCTTGTTATGGTTTTCTCAGAGAGTGGTCAGGCAGTGTTGCAATAGCCATTCCAGACCCGATTATTGATCATAATATTTCTCTGATAGCTTTGTCTCTGGTTGGAAATTTTATGGGTCCTAGGCCTAATATAGAAATAGTCGGAGAATTTGTGAAGAAGAAATGGCGTTTGAAAGGGAAAGTGGAGGTTGCTATGTTGCCTAAAAAggttttttctcattttccttcttgTGTGAAGAGGATATTGTTGTTGTTCATTGTGGAGGGCCTTGGGTCATTGGAAAATCATCATTGGATCTAAAGAAATGGACACTGAATGGTAGATTCTGGTAACTTCTTTGAAACAGTTCTTGTTTGGTTTAGGCTACCTGGGATCCCAATAGAGTTTCGGAATGAAGATGTTTTAAGAGGTATTGCTAGTTCTTTTAGGGAGCTATTATCGATAGATCAAATGACTACTGCTAGGGAGAGATTGGTCTTTGCCAGGATCTATGTAAGTATTATTCACTCCACTGCTCTCCCTTCTTCAATTGAGATTCTCTCAAAGTTAGGGAAATGAATCAACCGATTGAATTTAAAACccttccttttgtttgttttaaaTGCAAATAGTTGGGCCATTGAGCAAAAAACTGCCCAGTCAATGATAAGAAATCTAAAGGAATGGGAAAAAAAGTATGGCAGGCTAAAAGGGATCCTCTAGAAGGAGTGAAATCTAATGAGATTCATGCCAACAATGGCCTAAGGGAAGATCACCATGAAATCATTGAGGGTGATGGTCTCCTAAAGAAGTCAAATAGGGAAGTTGTGCAAGAAGAAATAGAACTAAAGGTGATGCTAGAAAATAAAGGTGAAGAGAATAATAGAGCGCAAGATCAAATGGAAGTAAATAGACTTGGTGTTGATTGTAAAAAGGACAATAAAGATGAGATCTATATCAAGGAAATCTTTGAATCTCCCATTTAGAATCAGGAGAAAGTTGTCAATATCCAATTTGAGAATATCTCAAATGATTCAGTAAGTTGTgttaaatctgcattcctgaatgttGAGATGGATTGCATGGGAAATGGATCCCAACCCAATTCCAAGATGAAAGGCTATAGCTTAACTTTGGAAAAGGGTACAAATGGCCCCAAGTCAATAGAGAAAAACTATGATTCGGGTAAGGAGACCTTGAGTATAGAAGAAACATATTTTGAGGATGACATTGGGTACACTATAGTCACCAGGAAGAGGAGTACTAAGAAATAATATGCCTGGGATGTCTACTAGGAACAGAGTTAGGACTGATGTGGGGATGAGAGGAAGTGTTGCGAGGAAAAGGAAATTCTCAAGATGGCATAGAGAGTAGGATAGTAGCCAAGATATTGCCAATGGGATACAACGATCTATCCCTGAGATTTGTAAGAATTTAACCCCTTCCAAGCAATGAAGATAATGTCATGGCATATGCATGGGCTAAATAACTctcataaacaaaaaaaattgagtAACTTTGTCAGAGATCACAGGCCGGATATTATTTTAGTCCAAGAATCTAAAATGCCTAAGGAAAGAGTTGAGAAATTGAAGTTCTTCACCAATTATGGGGTTCATGTTAATAGTTCTAAAGGTGCTTCCCGAGGAATTGCTTTTTTCTGGAATCTAAATTTTATAACTGTTTCAAAGGTTTGGGAACATTCTAATCATGTGGCCACAAAATTTTATCATGTTAGAGATAATTTCAAATGGATCCTCTCTAACATTTATGCCTCAAATAGTAAGTCTGCAAGAAGAAAAATTTGGAAGTCCCTTGCTGACTTTAGAGCCAAATTTTTGAATGATTCTTGGTAGGTCATAGGTGATTTCAATACTTTGATCAAATATTTTGAGAAATTTGGAGAATCCCAAGTGCAGTTGGATAGTAAGTTGGATTTAATTGAGTATAAATAATCATGGGTTGATTGATATGGATCTTAAAGGAGATTTCTTCACCTGGACTAACAAAAGAGCTGGTAATAATCttattcaggttagacttgatcgGGCTTTGGTTCCAAATGTTTGGGTTTGTAATTACTTGTGTTCTCTATATGCTCTATCTAGAATTGGCTCTGATCATTACCCTATAAGTTATTTTGTTGAATCAGTGTTTAGGAAAAGGAAATTTCcctttaggtttgaaaaaatgtggctttCACATCCCTTTCTTTATGATAATATCAAGAAGTGGTGGAATATTAGTATCAATGGTTCTACCATGTTTAGAGTGGCAAAGAAGTTTGTGGAGGTTAAGAGTAATATCAGAAAGTGGAATAAGGAgtcctttgggaatatttttgttaACAAGGCTACTATCCAATTGGATTTGAAGGAAATTAAAGACAAAATTCAAGTGAAAGGCTATCTGGATGACCACCTAGCAAGAGAAAATGAGATTCTGTCAAAATTACATGATATTAATTCAAAGGAAGAGGAGTTTTGGAAGCAGAGGTTGACAGCTACTTGGCTAGTTGCTGGTGACAGGAATATGAAATTCTTCCACCTCTCAACCATGAAACACGAGGCCTCTAATAGGATCAACCATATTATCAGGGATGGcattttgtttgattttgaggCTAATATCAGTTGTGAGGCGGTTTGCTATTTTAGTGGACTCTTATCAGATGACATGAGGTTAAGACCAGAGGCTCAATAGTGTCTTATTGATGCTATTTTAAATATTCTTAATGACGAGCATAAAAAAAATTTATCGGCTATCCCTTCTAGCCAAGAGATCAAAATAGTTATTTTTTCCTTTGAAGGCTATAAGACCCCTAGCCCTGATGGTTTTCCTATTTTTTTTCTTTCACACCTTTTGGGATATTGTTGCTGAATATATTTGTAATGCAATGACAAGGTTTTTTGGATCTAGAAGGATCCTTAAATAAATTAACTCAACTTTCATTGTTCTTATCCCAAAAAGTCTTGGAGTTGATTCTTTTGATGCTTTTCAGCCCATCAGTCTTTGTAATGCtttttacaagatcatatccaaACTATGCACATCTAGATTGTTGATTGTGCTTCCTCTTCTCATCTCTTCTCAGCATACTAGATTTTTCTTGAGGAGACAAATCCTAGATTTGATAGTTGCAgtgcatgaaaatattcattctctagtTGAGTCTAAGAGACAGGGATTTTTTATTAAGCCAGATCTGTCAAAACCCTATGATAGGATGGATTGGGATTTTCTTCTTAAGATTTTTGAGGCTTTTGGCTTTGGAAAGAATTTTAGGGAGCTTATTTGGCAGCTTATTTCTACAACTAATACCTCTATTTTAATCAATGGATCGTCTTCTCATTTCTTCAAGTCTTCTAGGGGTATAAGACAGGAggaccccatttcccctatcctttTCACTATTATGAAAGAAAGCATTGGAAGGTATCTATAGAAGATAGTTAGAGAGGGAAGCCTAAAGGGCCTCCGCCATTCCTCTGATTCTACTATCTTCtctcatcaataatttgttgatgacaccattttGATGGGAACTTCTGCTATTAGAGAGGCTATAACTTTTTTAAAAGTCCTTGTTACCTATGAAGAAGCTTTAGGATAGTTTATAAATAGAGGTAAATGTTTTGTATTCTTTCTCCACACTCCTATTGAAAGGCAGAATAAAATTCCAAATTTATTGGGGT contains the following coding sequences:
- the LOC131863509 gene encoding uncharacterized protein LOC131863509 encodes the protein MDLKGDFFTWTNKRAGNNLIQVRLDRALVPNVWVCNYLCSLYALSRIGSDHYPISYFVESVFRKRKFPFRFEKMWLSHPFLYDNIKKWWNISINGSTMFRVAKKFVEVKSNIRKWNKESFGNIFVNKATIQLDLKEIKDKIQVKGYLDDHLARENEILSKLHDINSKEEEFWKQRLTATWLVAGDRNMKFFHLSTMKHEASNRINHIIRDGILFDFEANISCEAVCYFSGLLSDDMRLRPEAQ